In one window of Armatimonadota bacterium DNA:
- a CDS encoding extracellular solute-binding protein, whose protein sequence is MMKVKASALRRLGPLGLAAILGIAVVSGCATRGSSTNQVVVYTAEKEEIIQAVAEMWAKAEPDIRLNTLAAGTNEVVQRVRAEAQRPLGDVIWGIGAEGMSAHPELFEPYETKEHAAIDPRWLAVAEGEPWQPNNVVPMVVVYNTRLARGPGHTRGAPLIAPQRWRDLALFYNKGLLAYAAPDKSGSAYTQLATMVSIFGDNEAGWKIIEQIMANAKILQSSGKVIKGVADGEYAIGITYENIAGLYKRSGAPIEIVYPAEGTAVTPDGNALIRGAPHPAPAKRFLDFLLSKAVQEMLAEKLSLRSVRTDVASPPGLSPIDEIKPAPGFDFRSAAQHQKDYLEKWQAVLLRIKQ, encoded by the coding sequence ATGATGAAGGTCAAGGCATCAGCATTGCGCCGACTCGGGCCACTCGGGCTCGCGGCGATTCTCGGCATCGCCGTGGTGAGCGGCTGCGCGACTCGTGGCTCCTCGACCAATCAAGTCGTCGTCTATACGGCGGAGAAGGAGGAGATCATCCAGGCCGTGGCCGAGATGTGGGCCAAGGCGGAACCGGACATCAGGCTCAATACGCTCGCCGCGGGCACCAACGAGGTCGTGCAGCGCGTCCGCGCCGAGGCCCAGCGCCCCCTGGGCGATGTCATCTGGGGCATCGGCGCCGAGGGCATGTCGGCGCACCCGGAACTGTTCGAGCCGTACGAGACAAAGGAGCACGCCGCGATTGACCCGCGCTGGCTTGCGGTCGCCGAGGGCGAGCCGTGGCAGCCGAATAATGTCGTGCCGATGGTCGTCGTGTACAACACGCGATTGGCGCGCGGCCCCGGACACACGAGGGGCGCGCCGTTGATTGCCCCGCAGAGATGGCGCGACCTCGCGCTCTTCTATAACAAGGGCCTGCTCGCCTACGCCGCGCCGGACAAGTCCGGGTCCGCGTACACCCAACTCGCGACCATGGTGTCGATCTTCGGCGACAACGAGGCGGGGTGGAAGATCATCGAGCAGATCATGGCGAACGCCAAGATCCTGCAGAGTTCCGGCAAAGTCATCAAGGGCGTGGCGGATGGCGAATACGCCATCGGCATCACGTACGAGAACATCGCCGGCCTTTACAAGCGGAGCGGCGCGCCGATTGAGATCGTGTATCCGGCCGAAGGAACGGCGGTGACTCCTGACGGCAACGCGCTTATTCGCGGAGCCCCGCATCCGGCGCCGGCCAAGCGCTTTCTTGATTTCCTGCTGAGCAAGGCGGTGCAGGAGATGCTGGCGGAGAAGCTGTCCCTGCGGTCGGTGCGCACAGACGTCGCCTCACCGCCCGGCCTGTCGCCGATTGACGAGATCAAGCCCGCGCCCGGGTTCGACTTCCGCTCCGCCGCGCAGCACCAGAAAGACTACCTCGAGAAATGGCAAGCCGTACTGCTGCGCATCAAGCAGTAG
- a CDS encoding Gfo/Idh/MocA family oxidoreductase: protein MAGIRTAILGYGRSGSSMHAGGVENNDGFEMVAVCDIDPERQKQARERFGCAIHEDYHQMLRDERLDLVIIVTRSDQHCEMTCDCLAAGVNVLVTKPWAVNAAEAQRMVEAAEKSGKLLMPWLPARWGCDLRRLRQLLAEKVVGDVFLVRRTVCSFSTRNDWQMQRRYGGGYLLNWGPHIVDPPVVLLGSKVKSVYGRMKRTINPGDGEDLFLGVLTLADGAVAHVEFTPAIEELPSWFVQGDQGTIVVRGKEMTVHRYVPAPPEDSTGYGSRGSLDDRVATETLEGDLYGDTDEIYAEIAQGLRGERVYPVIPMHALELSRILDAIRTSSEDDRVVTL from the coding sequence GGGAGCAGCATGCACGCGGGGGGCGTGGAGAATAACGACGGGTTCGAGATGGTCGCGGTGTGCGACATTGACCCGGAGCGGCAGAAGCAGGCGCGCGAGCGTTTCGGCTGCGCGATTCACGAGGATTATCACCAGATGCTCCGCGACGAGCGGCTCGACCTCGTGATCATCGTCACGCGGAGCGACCAGCACTGCGAGATGACATGCGACTGCCTCGCGGCGGGCGTCAACGTGCTGGTGACGAAACCGTGGGCCGTCAATGCGGCCGAGGCACAGCGCATGGTCGAGGCCGCGGAGAAGAGCGGCAAGCTGCTCATGCCGTGGCTGCCGGCGCGGTGGGGATGCGACTTGCGCCGCCTCAGGCAGTTGCTCGCGGAGAAGGTCGTGGGCGATGTCTTTCTGGTGCGCAGGACGGTGTGCAGCTTCAGCACGCGTAACGACTGGCAGATGCAGCGGCGCTACGGCGGCGGGTATCTGCTGAACTGGGGGCCGCATATCGTTGACCCGCCCGTCGTCCTGCTGGGCAGCAAGGTCAAGAGCGTGTACGGGCGCATGAAGCGCACGATCAATCCCGGCGACGGCGAAGACTTGTTCCTCGGCGTGCTGACCCTGGCCGACGGCGCCGTGGCGCACGTGGAGTTCACGCCCGCCATCGAGGAACTGCCGAGCTGGTTTGTGCAGGGCGATCAGGGCACCATCGTCGTCCGCGGGAAAGAGATGACCGTGCACCGCTACGTCCCCGCGCCGCCAGAGGACTCGACGGGATACGGCAGCAGAGGATCGCTGGATGATCGCGTCGCCACTGAAACGCTCGAAGGCGACCTGTATGGCGACACCGACGAGATCTACGCGGAGATCGCGCAGGGGCTGCGCGGCGAACGCGTTTACCCCGTCATCCCCATGCATGCCTTGGAGCTGTCGCGTATCTTGGACGCCATCCGCACCTCGAGCGAAGATGACCGCGTGGTGACGCTGTAG